In one window of Bdellovibrio bacteriovorus W DNA:
- a CDS encoding polypeptide deformylase (COG0242 N-formylmethionyl-tRNA deformylase), giving the protein MVMKILTFPDPRLREVSTPVENFGPEIKKLADDMIETMYDANGIGLAAPQVGVLQRMVVIDTRPKDEDGRRYKYDEMSELEKSVPQPLILINPEIIKGEGKTTFDEGCLSIPGYYETVERYNYIEMKAFDVNGKEYIVKTDGLLAICMQHELDHLEGTLFVDHLSFVKSNKIKNQIKKYGYPVKEKDGDKTSDEEKCEV; this is encoded by the coding sequence ATGGTGATGAAAATTCTTACTTTTCCAGATCCTCGTTTGCGTGAAGTTTCCACGCCTGTAGAGAATTTTGGGCCTGAAATTAAAAAACTTGCCGATGACATGATCGAAACGATGTACGACGCGAATGGAATTGGGCTAGCAGCTCCACAAGTGGGTGTTTTGCAGCGTATGGTGGTGATCGATACGCGTCCTAAAGATGAGGACGGTCGTCGCTATAAATATGATGAAATGTCTGAGCTTGAAAAGTCTGTTCCTCAGCCGTTGATTTTGATCAATCCAGAAATTATCAAAGGCGAGGGGAAGACGACGTTTGACGAAGGTTGTCTTTCGATCCCTGGATATTACGAAACAGTTGAGCGCTACAATTACATTGAAATGAAAGCGTTTGATGTGAATGGCAAAGAGTACATTGTGAAAACCGATGGTCTCTTAGCGATCTGCATGCAGCACGAATTGGATCACTTAGAGGGAACTCTGTTTGTGGATCACTTAAGCTTTGTGAAAAGCAATAAGATTAAAAATCAGATCAAGAAATATGGTTATCCAGTTAAAGAAAAAGACGGCGATAAAACATCAGATGAAGAAAAGTGTGAAGTGTGA
- a CDS encoding hypothetical protein (COG0795 Predicted permeases), which produces MNRIDRYTSWLFWGYFLGGLLVFLTLFTAVDALSTMTSFSNVAPTALLNYYLYSFPEIISKLLPVACLLGTILTLSNMNKANELVALFASGMSLFRIATPVLLWVLLISVLGYWSADKLMPQAIKQKNYIYYYDLKKEPHRFSTVKTDRIWYRSKNAIFNIKTLNAKGDGAQGLTMYFFSNDWDLVQMMTAQQVLIKGSQWVLENGTVTLFSKDSSFPLTSQFKTKSIVMAEDSKDLQSAGQTADMMTQDELQRFIKRNKDAGLDTVAYEVDYHSKISFAFAGMVMCLLGIPFSVGRARSGGTMMNLGICLALVFAYYVFYSSGITLGQHGSLPPVMAAWIPNIVMLGLALFLLKRSKR; this is translated from the coding sequence GTGAACAGAATCGATCGATATACATCATGGTTATTTTGGGGTTACTTCTTAGGTGGCCTTTTGGTTTTTTTAACGCTCTTTACGGCTGTGGACGCTCTATCCACGATGACAAGCTTTAGCAATGTCGCTCCTACGGCCCTCTTAAATTACTATTTGTATTCTTTTCCAGAGATCATTTCTAAGTTGCTCCCGGTAGCGTGTCTCTTGGGCACTATTTTGACTCTTTCGAACATGAATAAGGCGAATGAACTCGTTGCGTTATTTGCCTCGGGAATGAGTCTTTTCAGGATCGCAACGCCAGTACTGTTGTGGGTTTTATTAATTTCTGTGCTTGGTTATTGGTCAGCAGATAAGCTCATGCCTCAAGCCATCAAACAGAAGAATTATATTTATTATTACGATCTTAAGAAAGAGCCCCATCGTTTTTCAACGGTGAAGACCGATAGAATCTGGTATCGCTCTAAAAATGCTATTTTTAATATCAAAACCCTCAATGCGAAAGGTGATGGTGCCCAAGGGTTGACCATGTACTTCTTTAGCAATGATTGGGATTTGGTGCAGATGATGACGGCCCAGCAGGTTCTCATCAAGGGTTCCCAATGGGTTTTAGAAAATGGCACGGTAACCTTGTTCAGTAAGGATTCGAGTTTTCCTCTGACCAGTCAGTTTAAGACAAAAAGTATTGTAATGGCTGAGGACTCCAAGGACCTGCAAAGTGCGGGGCAAACGGCCGATATGATGACTCAAGATGAGCTTCAGCGCTTTATTAAACGCAATAAAGACGCGGGGCTCGATACTGTCGCCTATGAGGTGGATTACCATTCAAAGATCAGTTTCGCGTTTGCGGGCATGGTCATGTGTCTTTTAGGCATCCCCTTCAGCGTTGGCAGAGCTCGCTCTGGCGGGACGATGATGAATCTGGGAATCTGTCTTGCCTTGGTTTTTGCGTACTATGTATTTTATTCTTCCGGAATCACCCTTGGGCAGCACGGAAGCCTTCCGCCAGTCATGGCAGCCTGGATTCCCAATATAGTGATGTTGGGCTTGGCCTTGTTCCTTCTCAAACGGTCGAAACGCTGA
- a CDS encoding putative phosphate regulon protein (COG0784 FOG: CheY-like receiver) has protein sequence MALRVLLADESSTIKKVMQLALADFAVEVKAVPVGLDVLSVAKTFRPDIVFADVLLTKRSGYEVCADLKSDPETAMIPVVLMWSGFMEIDEEKAQQAKVDRRLEKPFDAEHLRSLVTDLVSKTQSNPLKDFLNFPEMPDFEEPAPAQSMDSPSEDSVHALQTEEIDNVFAIPESHDEILDIPSDEEFAAVPLTEPRDEFQDEADEGGWAHQDLTKFKIQLPEEEENDFASKFVIPQDDELSNVQIEVAGDFEEISFVKQEPVTKTSGFMERVERSVKDQMLETLHKKPQTTANPETVSNAKPNTQSKIDLNSNMMENVVREEARAVIEAICWKVIPEIAERVIREEISKIMRETEKSI, from the coding sequence ATGGCTTTACGCGTCTTGCTAGCAGATGAGAGTTCCACAATTAAAAAAGTAATGCAACTGGCATTGGCTGACTTCGCTGTCGAAGTGAAGGCCGTCCCTGTGGGATTGGATGTCTTGTCTGTTGCCAAAACTTTTAGGCCCGACATTGTCTTTGCAGATGTTCTTCTGACAAAGCGCTCTGGCTACGAAGTTTGTGCTGACTTAAAATCGGACCCAGAAACAGCAATGATTCCAGTCGTTCTTATGTGGAGCGGCTTTATGGAAATCGACGAAGAAAAAGCCCAACAAGCCAAAGTCGATCGCCGTCTTGAAAAGCCTTTCGATGCAGAGCATCTTCGTTCTTTAGTGACGGACTTGGTTTCAAAAACTCAAAGCAATCCTTTAAAAGATTTCTTAAACTTCCCAGAAATGCCTGACTTTGAAGAGCCAGCTCCAGCGCAAAGCATGGACTCCCCTTCTGAGGACTCTGTGCACGCATTGCAGACGGAAGAAATCGACAATGTTTTTGCAATTCCTGAATCCCATGATGAAATCTTAGACATTCCTTCAGATGAAGAGTTCGCCGCAGTTCCACTTACAGAGCCACGCGATGAGTTCCAAGACGAGGCGGATGAAGGCGGATGGGCCCATCAAGATCTGACAAAATTTAAAATTCAACTTCCTGAAGAGGAAGAAAATGATTTTGCTTCTAAGTTCGTAATTCCACAGGATGATGAGCTTTCTAACGTTCAGATTGAAGTCGCAGGCGACTTTGAAGAGATCAGTTTTGTAAAGCAAGAACCTGTCACAAAAACGAGTGGCTTTATGGAGCGCGTGGAGCGTTCTGTGAAAGATCAGATGCTTGAGACCTTACACAAAAAGCCTCAAACGACTGCTAATCCAGAGACTGTGTCTAATGCTAAGCCCAATACACAATCCAAGATAGACTTAAACAGCAATATGATGGAAAACGTAGTTCGAGAAGAAGCTCGCGCTGTGATTGAAGCCATCTGCTGGAAGGTAATCCCTGAGATTGCCGAAAGAGTGATTCGCGAAGAAATCAGCAAAATTATGCGCGAGACTGAAAAATCCATTTAG
- a CDS encoding ribulose-phosphate 3-epimerase (COG0036 Pentose-5-phosphate-3-epimerase), with protein MSKLVAPSILSADFANLEKEVKAVSEAGADWIHVDVMDGRFVPNITIGIPVVKSLKKVSPLPLDVHLMIEEPERYIEEFIKAGSDYLTIHVESTKDPDAVLRRIRELGAKPGITLRPGTSIEKVLPLLSLCDLVLVMTVEPGFGGQSFMHDQVAKISKLREVIQQENLKCLIEVDGGINDETAKICHEADVFVAGSFVFGRDYASAIAALK; from the coding sequence GTGTCTAAACTTGTCGCACCTTCTATTTTGTCAGCGGATTTTGCCAATCTTGAAAAAGAAGTGAAAGCTGTTTCAGAAGCGGGTGCGGATTGGATTCATGTGGATGTGATGGATGGGCGATTTGTTCCCAACATCACGATTGGAATCCCTGTTGTAAAATCCCTAAAAAAAGTTTCCCCATTGCCTTTAGATGTTCACTTGATGATTGAAGAGCCTGAAAGATACATCGAGGAATTTATCAAGGCGGGGAGTGATTACCTGACGATTCATGTAGAGTCGACAAAAGATCCCGACGCCGTCTTGCGCAGAATTCGTGAGCTCGGTGCCAAGCCCGGAATCACATTAAGACCTGGGACAAGTATAGAAAAAGTGCTTCCTCTGTTATCACTTTGCGACTTGGTCTTAGTCATGACTGTCGAGCCAGGATTTGGTGGTCAGTCTTTTATGCACGATCAAGTTGCTAAGATTTCAAAACTTCGTGAAGTCATTCAGCAAGAAAATCTAAAGTGTTTGATTGAAGTCGACGGCGGCATCAACGACGAAACGGCAAAAATCTGCCATGAAGCAGATGTTTTTGTGGCTGGAAGTTTTGTGTTTGGCAGAGACTACGCCAGCGCCATTGCTGCATTAAAGTAA
- a CDS encoding hypothetical protein (COG4102 Uncharacterized protein conserved in bacteria), producing the protein MSSNRRKFLKDSAKILTLAGLSNTMANAVVQSIAKSAFASSATSMGSNKKYIYLSLDGAPPRWFFDIPLTPNGTSDHYPSNNIIGNYIAKDGANVSVINRPWKDPYSGLHLPPVWGSNPTTSDGRFTNLANSLYFFRGVDMEIDNHEVTRLRNQAPTIGGLSIAGMFAPETNNPLPAVVSGSIGDSFKAERIVSPITVTHSNVAATNNSIVTAMNYVSGAKPIVDAHMRQQLRYFDDYAKANGFAKYGVKEAKDKADAMIVEGVTKFTSQWTTVYNKYNALIKEALTNSKNRDKFVAAQTIRNPSLDNPGDKRMSFTATGGVSANSTITNLQSSLQSNSTIPQLAAIFACLEILIANNITSICIFSLSGNLLTGVHRTDSGTTFNLPADQHFIGTLLSTYTTSHFYRGLAICLDELAFSLNAAGVWRDTLIQFGSEFGRYPREDMSGADHQTSAGSALLISGSFNETRVVGNLIQTKNAGYNGFTGRGTGIKNLDGDQLRVNDVVKTVSHFFDVRPVTENGQSLLLLKQSQLEKKNVA; encoded by the coding sequence ATGAGCTCCAATAGACGTAAATTCCTAAAAGACAGTGCCAAGATCTTAACTTTGGCGGGCCTAAGCAACACGATGGCTAATGCTGTTGTACAATCCATTGCAAAGTCTGCCTTTGCAAGCTCTGCTACCAGCATGGGCTCTAATAAAAAGTATATCTATCTTTCTTTGGATGGGGCTCCACCACGTTGGTTTTTTGACATTCCATTAACACCCAACGGAACTTCCGATCACTATCCAAGCAATAACATTATTGGAAATTACATCGCAAAAGATGGAGCCAACGTATCTGTAATCAACCGTCCTTGGAAAGATCCATACTCTGGATTGCATTTACCTCCTGTATGGGGATCTAATCCAACCACTTCAGATGGTCGATTTACAAATCTGGCTAACAGCCTTTACTTCTTTAGAGGCGTTGATATGGAAATCGACAACCATGAAGTCACCCGCCTGCGCAATCAAGCTCCGACAATTGGAGGATTGAGTATTGCCGGGATGTTTGCACCTGAAACGAACAATCCGCTTCCTGCGGTTGTCTCGGGCTCTATTGGAGATTCTTTCAAAGCAGAAAGAATCGTCTCCCCGATCACGGTGACCCATTCCAATGTGGCTGCTACCAATAACTCTATTGTCACCGCGATGAACTATGTCTCTGGCGCAAAGCCTATCGTAGATGCTCATATGCGCCAACAACTTCGCTACTTTGACGATTACGCAAAAGCCAATGGATTTGCAAAATATGGCGTTAAAGAAGCCAAAGACAAAGCAGACGCTATGATCGTTGAAGGCGTCACTAAGTTCACCAGCCAGTGGACGACGGTTTACAACAAATACAATGCATTGATTAAAGAGGCTCTCACCAATAGCAAAAACCGCGATAAGTTCGTGGCTGCTCAAACCATTCGCAATCCCAGCTTAGATAATCCCGGCGACAAGCGAATGAGTTTCACGGCAACTGGAGGAGTTTCTGCGAACTCTACAATAACGAACCTGCAAAGTTCTTTGCAGTCCAACAGCACTATTCCACAATTAGCAGCAATTTTTGCCTGCTTAGAGATTCTTATCGCTAATAATATTACTAGCATTTGTATTTTCTCGTTGTCAGGAAATCTGCTAACGGGCGTCCACCGCACAGACTCTGGAACTACTTTCAACCTACCAGCGGATCAGCATTTTATCGGGACACTCTTATCTACTTACACGACTTCGCATTTTTACCGTGGACTAGCAATTTGCTTAGACGAGTTGGCATTTTCACTAAATGCAGCGGGCGTATGGAGAGACACTCTTATTCAGTTTGGCTCTGAGTTTGGCCGTTACCCTCGTGAAGACATGAGCGGCGCCGATCACCAGACTTCAGCCGGTTCTGCGCTGCTCATCTCGGGCTCTTTCAATGAAACTCGTGTTGTCGGTAATCTCATTCAGACTAAAAATGCGGGCTACAATGGATTTACAGGTCGTGGTACGGGAATTAAAAACCTCGATGGTGATCAACTACGCGTGAATGACGTTGTCAAAACAGTCAGTCACTTCTTTGATGTGCGCCCAGTCACTGAGAATGGTCAGAGTTTACTTTTATTAAAACAAAGCCAACTGGAGAAGAAAAATGTTGCCTAA
- a CDS encoding hypothetical protein (COG2986 Histidine ammonia-lyase), with amino-acid sequence MQITGENITLENLYEIAHNPSLKAELSATGRANMQKSRDYIEGRISSGEVMYGVNTGFGAFSSVRISDAEIEQLQKNLIRSHCVGVGTPFTKTETRAMMVLRANALAKGHSGIRPIVVETILNFLNNDIIPVVPSQGSVGASGDLAPLSHLALTLIGEGQAWGADGKIVPVSDLLKAKNVAPLELKAKEGLSLINGCQVMTSIGLLSVWEARRLLWMADLAGAMSLEGLRGSRKAFDPLISAARPHPGEAKTARNLMKLMGEMSPIGESHLTDDTRVQDAYSLRCMPAVHGAAKDALRYVAKVLETEANSSTDNPLVFADDNKVLSCGNFHGMPVAHAMDFAGIAISSQASISECRISKMISTQMSELPPFLTPNGGLNSGHMIVQVAAASLVSENKVLAHPASVDSIPTSAEKEDHVSMGTIAARKFAQILRNAENVVAMELLSACQALNMIEPLEPAAGVKAAFTYIRSKVPYAKEDRVFANDINAIREMMNSGELYKAVVGSVGELEW; translated from the coding sequence ATGCAAATCACTGGTGAAAATATCACGCTCGAAAATCTCTATGAAATTGCCCACAATCCGTCTTTGAAAGCTGAGTTATCAGCTACGGGCCGTGCAAATATGCAAAAATCTAGAGACTATATCGAAGGTCGCATCTCCAGCGGTGAAGTGATGTATGGCGTGAACACAGGATTCGGTGCTTTTTCATCGGTACGTATTTCTGATGCTGAGATTGAACAACTACAAAAAAATCTCATCCGTTCTCATTGCGTAGGGGTTGGTACACCTTTCACAAAAACTGAAACGCGCGCCATGATGGTTCTCAGAGCCAATGCTCTTGCAAAAGGGCATAGTGGAATTCGTCCGATTGTTGTCGAGACGATTTTAAATTTTCTGAATAACGACATCATTCCAGTTGTTCCATCACAAGGCTCTGTTGGAGCCAGTGGTGACCTTGCGCCGCTTTCTCATTTGGCGTTGACGTTGATCGGTGAAGGTCAGGCATGGGGAGCTGATGGAAAAATCGTTCCTGTGAGTGACTTGTTAAAAGCAAAAAATGTGGCACCTCTTGAGTTGAAAGCAAAAGAAGGTCTGTCTTTGATCAATGGTTGCCAAGTGATGACGTCGATTGGCTTGCTTTCGGTATGGGAAGCTCGTCGCTTGTTGTGGATGGCAGACCTAGCTGGCGCAATGTCTCTCGAAGGTCTCAGAGGCTCGCGTAAAGCCTTTGATCCGTTGATTTCAGCAGCTCGCCCTCATCCGGGCGAAGCTAAGACAGCGCGCAATCTGATGAAGCTTATGGGCGAAATGAGTCCGATCGGTGAGAGCCATTTGACAGACGACACGCGCGTTCAAGATGCTTACAGCTTGCGTTGTATGCCTGCTGTGCATGGGGCCGCTAAAGATGCTCTTCGCTATGTTGCTAAAGTTCTAGAGACAGAGGCGAACTCATCTACGGATAATCCACTTGTGTTTGCTGATGATAATAAAGTTTTATCATGTGGTAATTTCCACGGAATGCCTGTGGCTCATGCGATGGATTTTGCCGGTATCGCAATTTCATCTCAAGCAAGTATTTCTGAATGTCGTATTTCGAAAATGATCTCGACTCAAATGAGTGAGTTGCCGCCGTTCTTGACTCCAAATGGTGGTCTGAATTCAGGCCACATGATTGTTCAGGTGGCAGCGGCCTCTTTAGTTAGTGAAAATAAAGTATTGGCGCATCCTGCGAGTGTGGACTCTATTCCAACCTCAGCTGAAAAAGAGGACCACGTTTCGATGGGAACTATCGCAGCGAGAAAGTTTGCTCAGATTCTAAGAAATGCTGAGAACGTTGTAGCGATGGAACTTCTATCGGCATGCCAGGCTTTGAATATGATCGAGCCTTTGGAGCCAGCAGCGGGCGTGAAGGCAGCGTTTACCTATATCCGCAGCAAAGTTCCTTACGCGAAAGAAGACCGTGTTTTTGCTAACGACATCAATGCGATTCGCGAAATGATGAACTCAGGCGAGCTTTATAAAGCTGTGGTGGGTTCCGTGGGCGAACTTGAGTGGTAA
- a CDS encoding urocanate hydratase (COG2987 Urocanate hydratase) has protein sequence MSRVVKAPTGSKMVCKGWQQEAAYRMIQNNLDPEVAERPEDLVVYGGIGKAARNWESFDKILAALKDLENDETLLIQSGKPIGILRTHEDAPRVLLANSNLVPKWSTWEHFNELDKKGLMMYGQMTAGSWIYIGTQGIIQGTYESFVEAGRQHFGGSLKGRTILTAGLGGMGGAQPLAGVFAGACVLAVEIDPTRIQKRLETKYVDEVADDLDDAIARIKKYAEAGEAKSIALLGNMATVIHQLMEKNFIPDLLTDQTSAHDPLVGYIPEGYTVETAKTFREKDQTAYLKAAYDSMAKHVRGMLAMKDRGAVTFDYGNNLRARAQEAGVENAFDYPGFVPAFIRPLFCKGSGPFRWVALSGDPNDIKVTDQAMRELFPHKKDLLRWLDMAEERIAFQGLPARICWLEYGERVQAGLMFNKLVAEGKVKAPIVIGRDHLDCGSVASPNRETEAMLDGSDAVSDWPLLNALVNTACGATWVSLHHGGGVGMGFSQHAGQVIVADGTDAAAKRLERVLTADPAMGVFRHVDAGYELAKDVAKERGVNSLWLD, from the coding sequence ATGTCTCGAGTAGTGAAAGCTCCAACAGGGAGCAAAATGGTTTGTAAGGGCTGGCAACAAGAAGCGGCTTACCGCATGATCCAAAACAACTTGGATCCGGAGGTGGCTGAACGCCCAGAAGATTTAGTCGTATACGGTGGTATCGGAAAAGCCGCTCGTAACTGGGAGAGCTTCGACAAAATATTGGCAGCTCTTAAGGATTTGGAAAATGATGAAACACTTCTTATTCAATCTGGAAAGCCGATTGGCATTCTAAGAACCCATGAAGATGCACCACGAGTTCTTCTTGCAAACTCAAACCTTGTTCCTAAATGGTCTACATGGGAGCACTTCAACGAGCTCGATAAAAAAGGTTTGATGATGTATGGCCAGATGACAGCGGGTTCATGGATTTACATCGGAACTCAAGGGATCATCCAAGGCACCTACGAATCTTTCGTAGAGGCGGGTCGCCAACATTTTGGCGGAAGCTTAAAGGGTCGCACTATTTTGACAGCGGGCCTTGGTGGGATGGGCGGAGCTCAACCGTTAGCAGGCGTATTTGCAGGAGCTTGTGTTCTTGCTGTTGAGATTGATCCAACTCGCATTCAAAAGCGTTTAGAAACAAAGTACGTTGATGAAGTCGCTGATGATTTAGATGATGCGATTGCGAGAATTAAAAAATATGCAGAAGCTGGTGAAGCGAAGTCGATTGCACTATTGGGCAATATGGCGACAGTGATTCATCAATTGATGGAAAAGAACTTTATCCCTGATCTTTTGACAGATCAAACTTCTGCCCATGATCCATTGGTGGGTTATATTCCTGAAGGCTACACTGTAGAGACTGCAAAAACTTTCCGCGAAAAAGATCAAACAGCTTACTTAAAAGCGGCTTATGATTCTATGGCAAAACACGTGCGTGGAATGCTTGCGATGAAAGATCGCGGAGCCGTGACATTCGACTATGGCAATAACTTGCGCGCGCGTGCTCAAGAAGCAGGTGTTGAAAACGCTTTTGATTATCCAGGATTTGTTCCAGCGTTTATTCGTCCTCTATTCTGTAAGGGAAGTGGTCCATTCAGATGGGTAGCTTTATCGGGCGATCCAAACGATATCAAAGTCACAGATCAGGCCATGAGAGAACTTTTCCCTCATAAGAAAGATCTTTTACGTTGGTTGGATATGGCTGAAGAAAGAATTGCTTTCCAAGGTCTTCCAGCTCGTATCTGTTGGTTAGAGTACGGTGAAAGAGTGCAAGCAGGCTTGATGTTCAATAAGCTTGTTGCTGAAGGCAAAGTAAAAGCTCCGATCGTTATTGGACGTGATCACTTAGACTGTGGCTCTGTAGCTTCTCCAAATCGTGAAACAGAAGCGATGTTAGATGGTTCTGATGCAGTCAGTGACTGGCCTCTATTAAACGCACTTGTAAACACAGCTTGTGGCGCCACTTGGGTGAGCTTGCATCATGGTGGAGGAGTCGGAATGGGCTTCAGTCAACATGCGGGGCAAGTGATTGTTGCTGATGGAACGGATGCTGCAGCAAAAAGACTTGAAAGAGTTTTGACGGCAGATCCAGCGATGGGTGTTTTTAGACACGTGGATGCTGGTTATGAATTAGCAAAAGATGTGGCTAAAGAGCGCGGTGTGAACAGTCTTTGGTTAGACTAG
- a CDS encoding hypothetical protein (COG0223 Methionyl-tRNA formyltransferase) has translation MSKVRVCFLGTPEFAVVSLERLLADDHYEIVGVVTQPDRPSGRKLQLTPSPVKVLAEKHGLPVITPESLRKDAAAVETILSWKAEVAVVVAFGQILTQSFLDSFRYGCVNVHGSILPRWRGAAPIQRAIEAGDAETGVTLQKMVKQLDAGDIIGIRRVPLNDTITALELHDQLADLGADLLHVELMDYVRGNLAPIPQDESLVTVAPKIDKTESLIDWNLSASLISGKARGFLYGPGTFTLHKGKKLKLHRVRANGDLKGTPGKVLSISADHFTVGCGEGALEIYEIQPESKSKMMAKDFLTGYQLQTGEQLGV, from the coding sequence GTGAGTAAAGTCCGAGTCTGTTTTTTAGGAACTCCAGAGTTTGCAGTGGTCTCTTTAGAGAGACTTCTTGCAGATGATCACTACGAAATCGTCGGAGTGGTGACCCAGCCCGACAGGCCATCCGGCAGAAAACTTCAATTAACTCCAAGCCCAGTGAAAGTTCTTGCAGAAAAGCACGGACTTCCTGTGATCACGCCAGAGTCCTTACGCAAGGACGCTGCGGCGGTGGAAACAATTCTGAGCTGGAAAGCAGAAGTAGCAGTCGTAGTCGCCTTTGGGCAAATCCTCACGCAAAGTTTTTTAGATTCTTTTAGATACGGTTGCGTGAACGTTCACGGATCTATCTTGCCGCGCTGGCGTGGAGCTGCTCCGATTCAAAGAGCCATTGAGGCAGGCGATGCGGAAACCGGCGTTACTTTGCAAAAGATGGTGAAGCAGTTAGATGCAGGTGATATCATTGGGATTCGTCGCGTTCCTTTGAACGATACAATCACCGCTTTGGAGTTGCATGATCAGCTTGCTGACTTAGGCGCTGATCTCTTGCACGTGGAGTTGATGGACTATGTTCGTGGAAACTTAGCTCCGATTCCTCAAGATGAATCTCTTGTGACCGTGGCTCCTAAAATCGATAAAACCGAGTCGTTGATTGATTGGAATCTTTCGGCAAGCCTCATTAGTGGCAAGGCGCGAGGGTTTCTGTATGGCCCAGGTACATTTACTCTGCACAAAGGTAAGAAATTAAAACTTCACCGTGTGCGTGCTAATGGAGATCTTAAAGGAACTCCCGGAAAAGTTTTATCGATCAGTGCAGATCATTTCACAGTAGGTTGTGGTGAAGGGGCTCTCGAAATTTACGAGATTCAGCCAGAATCAAAGTCTAAGATGATGGCTAAAGATTTTTTAACAGGTTATCAACTTCAAACAGGGGAACAGCTCGGTGTCTAA
- a CDS encoding hypothetical protein (COG0473 Isocitrate/isopropylmalate dehydrogenase): MNSIKFKTWLLWAAVLFILSLLADYYFLHILFHEKNNAASATISEGAREANDEEEEDDSFLGEGNTSESEQSDSNVNSFLESLKGCAPEIAAQGIGTPEALVEYLQKSVGVANQDVFVENFHITLPDGSNRRVHVIMDDNTNSTQKKEIRFFKLDAEGYPDRLPLKNSDTLESLLALGTLTRHESKSLVTLKDDTFLEVEMHDNKVFEFQYNNQGRILSCRYTDCVCPNP, translated from the coding sequence ATGAACTCGATTAAATTTAAAACTTGGCTTCTTTGGGCTGCGGTACTTTTCATCCTCAGCCTCCTAGCCGACTACTACTTCCTTCATATTTTATTCCACGAAAAAAACAATGCAGCGAGCGCGACCATTTCAGAGGGCGCTCGTGAAGCCAATGACGAAGAAGAAGAAGATGATTCGTTCTTGGGCGAAGGCAACACTTCAGAATCTGAACAATCCGACTCCAATGTAAATAGTTTTTTAGAGTCTCTAAAAGGCTGTGCGCCTGAGATTGCTGCTCAAGGCATTGGTACTCCAGAAGCTCTGGTGGAGTATCTCCAGAAAAGTGTCGGTGTCGCTAATCAAGATGTCTTTGTTGAGAACTTTCATATCACATTGCCAGATGGCTCCAATCGCCGTGTGCACGTAATCATGGACGACAACACCAACAGCACTCAAAAAAAAGAGATTCGTTTCTTCAAGCTAGATGCTGAAGGTTATCCTGATCGCCTTCCATTGAAAAACTCAGACACCCTTGAGAGTCTTTTAGCTTTAGGGACACTGACTCGTCACGAGTCGAAGTCTCTGGTTACCTTGAAGGACGACACTTTTTTAGAAGTTGAAATGCATGACAACAAGGTCTTTGAATTTCAATACAACAACCAAGGTCGTATTCTTTCTTGCAGATACACAGATTGCGTCTGCCCGAACCCTTAA